The DNA region GCCGCTCACGCGCCGCCAGCAATGCCTCCAAGAACAGGTAGCGGTCACGTTGATTTGGGCTGACATCGCCCACTTGCCGATGGGTTGCGCGCAAATCGAAGGGGTCGGAGCTCTCGCACGCGGGAAAGCGTCCCTCGCTCATCCCGGCTACGAACAGAATTCGAAATGGCAACGAACGCAGCGCGCTCATCGAGCCCAGCGCGACGCCGCCCCGTGCGAAACCGCCCGCTTCGGCCTGGACTTGCGCTACTGCCTGCAGGGCCAATTCGCGTGCGGTCGGATAACCCACCGGCTCGCCCTGGGGTTGAGACCCGGCCATGGTGGCGATCGCGGCCAAGGAAGCGGCCAGAGTGCGCGCGCCCTCAGGTTCCTTGGAAGAAAGAAAGCTTGCGAGCAGGCGGCGCAGGACCTGTGCCCATTGCGTCAGCGGCAGACGAGTCCGGCGTATTTCCGAGGCCGCCGCCAGCAGGGCGCGCGCCCGACCAATCATGTTGGCCGCGCCCTCGATCTGGTCCTGTTCGATCGCCAGCGCGGCGAACGCCCCCTGATCGGGAGTATTGAACACTTGTTCGTTGTCTGGCGTCTTGGCGCTCAAAAAAGCGCCCAAGGCCAGCCGCCGCAGCCCCTGGTCCCAATGGTAACTTCCGGGCGGAATGAAAGTGCCCGCCATGTCCCGTTCATCGGCCCCCCAGTGAATCCCCAGTGCTTCGCACCACTCCTGCACCACCTCGCTACTGATGCCTTCCGTGCCACCTAGTGCGGGATGAGTCAGCAAACGGAGGACTTCGTCGCGGCCGCAAGAACCCAACGGCAAGCGCAGCAGCAACTCGATCGCTTCTACCATCGGCTCGGTACCGCGCACCGAGTCGGTCAAGTAAAGCGGTATCGCATGCAGTTCGGCAAACACCGCTTGGAACAGGGGTAGGTAGCTGGCGAGCGCGTGCTCGGGGAGCAGAATACCGATTTCGTGGAAGCGCAGCGGTGGCTGAAAGCCGTGCTCGCCAAGTAGCGACCAGATGGTGTTGGCGATACTTTCGACCTCGCCGCGGATGTCGGGACAGGCGAGCAGGCGCAGGCTGCGATCCTCGACCGGCGCCGAGGGGGGGTAGGGAAGCGTGCGCTGGCGGCGCAAAATCGCTTGCTGCAAGCGGGGTAACAGGCCCTGCTGCGTCTCCGACACGGGAGATCTGAAATGGGGCTGGAAGTCGCCCTCGGTCAGTTCGTTGAGCAGGCGCAGGTATTCGCGTCCAGGCCGGCTCCATAGCACCAGTGCGGGATTTTCGGCCGCCTCGATCTCGAAGGGGTCTTCCTCCTCCAGGGCGCCGGGAGCCAGCCGCGCCCGGCGCGAGACCAGGCGCTGGTCAGGTGCGCTTAACATCCCGGCCGGAACGTCCTCCCAGAATTCCAGGCAAGGGTTGAGACAGTACAGATGCAGCTCGGTGAGCCGGCCCAGGCGGGCGAAGATCCGCACAAACTCGGGCGCGGCGTAAGCCAAGCCGAACAGATGCAGGCAGCGTGGTAGCGCCGCGGCTAGGCGGCGGTCGTCAATCGCGGCCAGTGCATCGGGCAGAAACATCGCGCGCGAAGGCCCCTGCTTGCCATGTTCCTGCCGTAAGCATCCGGTCTCGTCGAACAGCGCCCGACAGATGGCGCGCTGCGCGTTTTGGAGGTCTCGGTCGACGTGAGACAATTCCACTCCTCGCCGCCATTGCCGCATCATCGCCAGGCGGGAGGTCGAATACTCGCGCAACAGGCGGGCAAGTCGACCGCTGAGCTGGAAATAAGCCAGCTCGCGTTGGTCCTCGTCGGCGTTCGCCGCATAGGCTGCAAGTGGCTCCAGCGCGGGTTCCCGCCTCGATGCTCCGCGCAGCCATTCGAACAGGGTCACTTGCAACTCGTCGGCCTCTAAGACGTGCGATTCCAGATCTGCGGCGGCCACCAGTTCGGCCAGATAGCGGCGCAGAAAAGGAAAATTCAAGTTGGCTGCGATCCCACTGGTCTCGGCCAGCCGCAATTTGAGAAATTGCGCATAGGCGCGGTTAGGAATCACGATCAGGCCAGGTTCGAACGGATCGTGCGCGCGGGCCTGGGCCAGCTCAGCTGCGAGCGGTTCGATCAATTCTTCCAGCCGATTGGAGTAATGCAGCGTAATCATTTGCCAGGCGCGCGCATCGGACAGGGTTAACTGTTAGAGAGATGGCGCGTTTGCAAGGAGGCGGCAAGAGTGGATGCTCGCGTCGGGATTTTTCGCCGCGCGGCGCGATGCTATGCTGCCCCCGAGGCTGGCGCGGGCGAGCTCGCCAAGCGTCCCGGGATTGGGCGTGCGGCAACCACCGCCTAACCCTTCAAGCTGGGTGATTCTCAGGCACGCGGGTGAGCATGGAGACCGAAAACATCGCGATTACTAGCGCCGGTGGCGGGTTGCCGGCCGATCAAACGATTCTGACCGCCAAGGGTATCACCGCGGTGGGTACGTTGGGCGTCGGGAACAGCGCCGCGGTGCTCAGTTACGATCCGCCGCGCCGGCGCTTTGTTGGGCTTAACGCTGAGCTGGTGGCGGCGGGCCTGAAAGCTATCGTCAAGGTGCATACCGATAAAGGGCCGTTTTCGGTCGCCGCCGGGCAACAGGTGATGTTGGAGGACGGTAGTTGGATAGCGGCAGCCGAGTTGGAGCCGGGGATGCGCCTGCGGGCGTTTACCACCCAGCCGACCCGGCGCGATCTGGTTGAGGGACAAGGCGATTTCTTTCGCTCCGCCGACGCCTCTCAGCACGAACTGATCGGCGCTGAATGCGCGGTGGCTAACTGGTATCCAGTCTCGGCCGTGACGGCGCAGGGGCAGACCGAAGTTTACACCGCGACTCTTGATGCAGCGATGGCGTTCGCGCCCAACCTAGTGCTGTGGATTCCGGGACCAAGCGGTGGGGTTGGAATCGTGGTGGCGGTGCAGCGAGCGAGCTGAAGGGCGCGCTCGCGCGGCGATACGCAGCGGGAGCGATAAGGTGCCGGCCACGCCGTGCGATTATGAAACAGCCGCGCCAAAGCGCAGCAGGAAAAAAATCATGCCAGAGCGGACCATCCTTGCGGAATTATTGGCCGATCCCACTTCGAAAGCGCCGGCCATCATCGATTGCGCCAGCACACTGACCATCAGCTATCGCGATTTGGCCCAGCAGATCGAACGGCTGGCGGGCCAGCTTGCTGCTGCCGGTCTC from Candidatus Binataceae bacterium includes:
- a CDS encoding exodeoxyribonuclease V subunit gamma, translated to MITLHYSNRLEELIEPLAAELAQARAHDPFEPGLIVIPNRAYAQFLKLRLAETSGIAANLNFPFLRRYLAELVAAADLESHVLEADELQVTLFEWLRGASRREPALEPLAAYAANADEDQRELAYFQLSGRLARLLREYSTSRLAMMRQWRRGVELSHVDRDLQNAQRAICRALFDETGCLRQEHGKQGPSRAMFLPDALAAIDDRRLAAALPRCLHLFGLAYAAPEFVRIFARLGRLTELHLYCLNPCLEFWEDVPAGMLSAPDQRLVSRRARLAPGALEEEDPFEIEAAENPALVLWSRPGREYLRLLNELTEGDFQPHFRSPVSETQQGLLPRLQQAILRRQRTLPYPPSAPVEDRSLRLLACPDIRGEVESIANTIWSLLGEHGFQPPLRFHEIGILLPEHALASYLPLFQAVFAELHAIPLYLTDSVRGTEPMVEAIELLLRLPLGSCGRDEVLRLLTHPALGGTEGISSEVVQEWCEALGIHWGADERDMAGTFIPPGSYHWDQGLRRLALGAFLSAKTPDNEQVFNTPDQGAFAALAIEQDQIEGAANMIGRARALLAAASEIRRTRLPLTQWAQVLRRLLASFLSSKEPEGARTLAASLAAIATMAGSQPQGEPVGYPTARELALQAVAQVQAEAGGFARGGVALGSMSALRSLPFRILFVAGMSEGRFPACESSDPFDLRATHRQVGDVSPNQRDRYLFLEALLAARERLILSYVAREEITGVTIQPSPLVSELGFVLGEELGEQGLSAITIEHPPTNYDRAYFPDLGGSGVRESASHSFAARRAARLAALRDHLRAHCGGQLLGPLPRLLDAMAPHVRAKMEELLEITRRQANAPGENAFELPLSALRAYL